One window from the genome of Serinibacter salmoneus encodes:
- a CDS encoding lipopolysaccharide biosynthesis protein, with protein sequence MSSAPAEAQTLARAGASGVAWQSLAQVVSRALTLIATIVLARVLSVEEYGLVAAALVVIGFVETVADAGVAQALVYLPRRAGLVRASFAISLGAGTVLAGVVMAAAPAAARVFGQAGVEPLVRALGVVVLLTALAAVPDALLRRALEFRRLTYAVMLRGAASAGVTLTLLALGSGPWSLVWGTVAGAASYLVCCWLLAPRGVARSLWGRVDATDMRTTLRFGAPVAGNQFLSRAAFDVDYLVVGALLGSTALGVYTLAFRLPEMVIIQVCFVIAGVMYPLYTRARATPHLLERAWVVSTQAQVLFGLTAGVGLAVIGQDLVPLVFGTQWASAGDVLVVLALYAGVRAMANGANEVYKALGRPMISLWTSIARLCVLIPALVLGTQWGVLGVAFAHLATECLFVAIKQTIASRLLRLPPAAVWSMLGPGVLGAVGIAVVAGIVAQTPLSGWALVIVTVLGGLLVAPGLVLVCYPEVVTTLAAVMPGRAGAVVLRLCRPFTRTYAARHSRGS encoded by the coding sequence GTGAGTTCCGCGCCCGCCGAAGCGCAGACCCTGGCCCGCGCCGGTGCCTCCGGTGTGGCCTGGCAGAGCCTCGCGCAGGTGGTCTCCCGGGCGCTGACCCTGATCGCCACGATCGTGTTGGCGCGGGTGCTCAGCGTCGAGGAGTACGGTCTCGTCGCGGCAGCGCTCGTGGTCATCGGGTTCGTCGAGACGGTAGCCGATGCCGGCGTCGCCCAGGCCCTGGTGTACCTCCCGCGCCGGGCGGGTCTCGTCCGCGCCTCGTTCGCGATCTCCCTCGGCGCGGGCACGGTGCTCGCCGGTGTGGTGATGGCCGCGGCCCCGGCGGCCGCGCGAGTGTTCGGCCAGGCCGGGGTGGAGCCCCTCGTGCGAGCCCTCGGCGTGGTGGTCCTCCTGACGGCGCTCGCCGCAGTCCCGGATGCCCTCCTGCGGCGGGCGCTGGAGTTCCGGCGGCTCACGTACGCCGTGATGCTGCGCGGGGCGGCGAGCGCCGGCGTCACCCTGACGCTCCTCGCCCTGGGGTCGGGACCCTGGTCGCTGGTGTGGGGGACGGTTGCCGGCGCGGCGAGCTACCTGGTGTGCTGCTGGCTGCTCGCGCCACGCGGTGTCGCCAGGTCCCTGTGGGGCAGGGTCGACGCGACTGACATGCGCACGACCTTGCGCTTCGGTGCACCGGTGGCGGGAAATCAGTTCCTCTCCCGGGCCGCGTTCGACGTCGACTACCTCGTGGTCGGTGCCCTCCTGGGCAGCACGGCGCTCGGTGTGTACACCCTCGCCTTCCGGTTGCCGGAGATGGTGATCATCCAGGTGTGCTTCGTGATCGCGGGGGTGATGTACCCCCTCTACACCCGTGCCCGGGCCACGCCGCACCTGCTGGAGCGCGCCTGGGTGGTGAGCACGCAGGCTCAGGTCTTGTTCGGCCTGACGGCGGGGGTCGGTCTGGCGGTCATCGGTCAGGACCTGGTGCCGCTCGTCTTCGGGACCCAGTGGGCGAGCGCGGGTGATGTGCTCGTGGTCCTCGCCCTGTACGCCGGGGTGCGGGCGATGGCCAATGGGGCGAACGAGGTCTACAAGGCGCTCGGCCGGCCGATGATCTCCCTGTGGACCTCGATCGCGCGCCTGTGCGTCCTCATCCCTGCCCTGGTGCTGGGCACACAGTGGGGGGTGCTCGGGGTGGCGTTCGCGCACCTGGCGACCGAGTGCCTGTTCGTGGCGATCAAGCAGACGATCGCCTCCCGCCTGCTGCGACTACCGCCGGCCGCGGTGTGGTCGATGCTCGGCCCGGGCGTGCTCGGTGCGGTGGGCATCGCAGTCGTGGCCGGAATCGTGGCGCAGACACCACTCAGCGGGTGGGCGCTCGTCATCGTCACGGTGCTGGGTGGCCTCCTCGTCGCGCCGGGGCTTGTGCTGGTGTGCTACCCGGAGGTCGTGACGACCCTGGCGGCCGTGATGCCGGGGCGCGCGGGTGCCGTCGTCCTGCGATTGTGCCGCCCCTTCACCCGCACCTACGCGGCGCGACACTCACGAGGCTCCTGA